The following proteins are co-located in the Ricinus communis isolate WT05 ecotype wild-type unplaced genomic scaffold, ASM1957865v1 Ctg13, whole genome shotgun sequence genome:
- the LOC125368724 gene encoding uncharacterized protein LOC125368724, which yields MSVQAAQPGCEFYDGPHYNANCNVGGYQRLHQQQPIHSVPHQPGGSQEKKPNLEELMTKFIAISKNRFQQTDTAIRNQQASIHNLETQIGQLSRMMVERQPGTLPSNTGSNPREHAKTITLRSGKELPSPSKPFTNDDSDVQVDELKKEDKPKEKEKGVVEEKEDSKKIPLRPYQPPIPYPAKLKQDKVDQQFALADLGASINLMPSSLFEELGLSTSKLTPTRMSIQLANGIPCLIRDKLKLLALADLGASINLMPSSLFEELGLSTSKLTPTRMSIQLANGTVKYPKGIIEDVLVKVNKFIFPMDFVVMDVNGESDVPLILGRPFLATSKALIDVSSGKLELRVDDESITFDLTKSLRYPYAHDGTVCSIDFIDDIMESQLQEMMIDDPLQVAMQENEDNLSNEQVLEQLEHLLAADVNDEKTGGFVNLDRSRVKKLKPSLEELPVLELKELPAHLMYAYLDEAKCLPVIISAHLTPEEREIVLCILRRYAKGFGYKTAGIPGINPSYCCHTPVTC from the exons ATGTCGGTCCAAGCAGCTCAGCCCGGATGTGAATTCTATGATGGACCGCATTACAATGCCAATTGTAATgtgggag GATATCAGAGGTTGCACCAGCAGCAACCTATCCATTCTGTTCCCCATCAACCAGGAGGTAGTCAAGAGAAGAAGCCTAACTTGGAAGAATTGATGACGAAGTTCATTGCAATTTCAAAGAATAGATTTCAACAAACGGACACTGCCATTCGGAATCAACAAGCTTCAATTCATAACTTAGAAACTCAAATTGGGCAGTTGTCTAGGATGATGGTTGAGAGGCAGCCGGGCACGCTTCCAAGTAACACAGGGTCTAATCCAAGGGAGCATGCCAAAACAATTACTTTGAGATCAGGTAAGGAACTTCCTAGTCCATCTAAGCCTTTCACTAATGATGATTCTGATGTGCAGGTGGATGAGTTGAAAAAGGAAGACAAGCCtaaggagaaagaaaagggagtaGTTGAAGAGAAGGAGGATTCAAAGAAGATACCCTTGAGGCCATACCAACCTCCCATTCCATatcctgcaaaactcaagcAGGATAAAGTTGATCAGCAATTCG cattagctgatttgggagCTAGCATCAATTTGATGCCTAGTTCATTGTTTGAGGAGTTAGGACTAAGCACTTCTAAGCTAActcctactaggatgagtataCAACTAGCAAACGGAATACCTTGTTTGATTAgggataaattgaaattgctagcattagctgatttgggagCTAGCATCAATTTGATGCCTAGTTCATTGTTTGAGGAGTTAGGACTAAGCACTTCTAAGCTAActcctactaggatgagtataCAACTAGCAAATGGAACTGTTAAGTACCCGAAAGGGATTATAGAGGATGTGCTAGTTAAagttaacaaatttatatttcctatggattttgttgtcATGGATGTGAATGGTGAGAGTGATGTTCCATTGATCCTAGGTAGACCATTTTTAGCTACATCTAAAGCTTTGATAGATGTTAGTAGCGGAAAGTTGGAActtagggtagatgatgagagCATTACGTTTGATTTGACTAAATCCTTGAGATACCCATATGCGCATGATGGTACTGTGTGTTCgattgattttattgatgatattaTGGAATCTCAATTGCAGGAAATGATGATTGATGATCCTTTACAAGTGgcaatgcaagaaaatgagGATAATTTGTCCAATgaacaagtgttggagcagctaGAGCACTTATTAGCTGCTGATGTTAATGATGAAAAGACTGGTGGTTTTGTTAATCTTGACAGGTCAAGAGTAAAGAAGTTGAAGCCTTCTTTGGAGGAGCTGCCCGttcttgagttgaaagagTTGCCTGCACACTTAATGTATGCCTACTTAGATGAAGCAAAGTGCTTACCGGTTATTATTTCCGCTCATCTCACACCTGAGGAGAGGGAGATAGTGCTGTGTATTTTGAGAAGGTATGCAAAGGGATTTGGGTATAAGACGGCTGGCATACCAGGAATAAACCCGAGTTACTGTTGTCACACCCCCGttacatgctaa
- the LOC125368725 gene encoding uncharacterized protein LOC125368725: protein MRFQQTDSSLRNQQASIQNLEIHIGQISKMLSERPSGSLPSTTESNSKENCKAITLRLGKQLSGSLPLADKDDMIVQDEPANEGLEPEVVEIERKKEDRQKSPNKLPLKRRDPGSFTVPCVTGDLPISSALAYLGASINLMPTSSFGKLGLHEPKPTRMSIQLADRTVKIPRGIIEDVFVKGESTVPLILGRPFLATSRAVIDVSDGKLKLRVDDETITFDLAIDVEVCQVLKGDFEQQEKVRGSWSALAKDEEELSNEQVLEQLAVLLASEPSLSTNSYLFLDKFGVQNVKTSFEDPPVLELKELSSHWIYVFLDEEKRLPVIIAADLTPEEQTMLLEVLRKYKKAFTFKIADIPDINPSFCSHKILLGDSFRPVVQPQRRSTQT from the exons ATGAGATTCCAGCAAACTGATAGTTCACTTAGGAatcagcaggcctcgattcagaacttggagattCATATtggccaaatttctaagatgctttcAGAGAGACCCTCAGGATCGCTTCCCAGCACTACAGAGTCAAACTCGAAGGAGAATTgcaaggctatcaccttgcgATTAGGTAAGCAATTATCTGGTTCTTTGCCTTTAGCTGATAAGGATGATATGATTGTGCAGGACGAGCCAGCTAATGAAGGACTAGAGCCTGAGGTGGTGGAGATTGagaggaagaaagaagataGGCAAAAGAGCCCT AACAAGCTGCCACTCAAGCGAcgagatccagggagttttactgtcCCTTGTGTGACTGGCGATTTGCCAATTAGTAGTGCATTGGCTTatttaggagctagtattAATTTGATGCCCACTAGTTCGTTTGGTAAGTTAGGGTTGCATGAACCcaagcctactaggatgagcattcaGTTAGCTGATAGGACTGTTAAGATTCCTAGAGGTATTATTGAGGATGTATTTGTGAAG ggtgagagCACTGTGCCTCTTATCCTGGGTAGGCCTTTCCTCGCTACGTCGAGAGCTGTTATCGATGTAAGCGACGGgaagcttaagcttagagttgatgatgagaccattacctttgacctaGCTATAGATGTcgaagtatgccaagttcttaaaggagattttgagcaacaagagAAAGTTAGAGGATCTTGGTCAG CATTAGCTaaggatgaggaggagttgtccaacgagcaagtgttggagcaactcgCTGTTTTATTGGCTTCTGAGCCGAGCTTGTCAACtaattcttatctttttcttgacaagTTTGGAGTGCAGAACgtaaagacttcattcgaAGACCCACCGGTCTTAGAATTGAAAGAGTTATCGAGCCACTGGATTTATGTCTTCCTGGATGAAGAGAAGCGCTTACCAGTGATCATAGCAGCTGATCTGACTCCCGAAGAACAAACCATGCTTttggaagttctaaggaagtacaagaaggcctttACCTTCAAGATAGCTGACATCCCAGACATAAATCCAAGTTTTTGCTCTCATAAGATCTTGTTGGGTGATAGTTTCAGGCCGGTTGTTCAACCTCAGAGACGCTCAACccaaacatga